The Primulina tabacum isolate GXHZ01 chromosome 7, ASM2559414v2, whole genome shotgun sequence genome includes a window with the following:
- the LOC142550811 gene encoding agamous-like MADS-box protein AGL61, producing MDVPENQILEVMDVLNKKKRKDRRVGIKLIEDRGELNTTFTKRRQGLFNKVTDFCQKFDAQAGFIAFSMSGNLYVGGDPEFNPLLKRYLADPSSSVAKKGTAAGAETLLLCGSEIPEKPALTDMENRINEALGKGPLAWDMILENLEFGQLQDIEKALQVVKTKIAARDVMTN from the coding sequence ATGGACGTCCCAGAAAACCAGATACTAGAAGTTATGGACGTCTTAAACAAGAAGAAACGAAAAGACAGGAGGGTGGGGATCAAGCTGATCGAGGACAGAGGTGAACTGAACACAACCTTCACAAAACGGCGCCAAGGCCTCTTCAACAAGGTCACTGACTTCTGCCAGAAATTCGACGCCCAGGCGGGGTTCATTGCCTTCTCCATGTCCGGAAACCTCTACGTGGGAGGAGATCCTGAATTCAACCCGCTTTTGAAGCGCTACCTTGCCGATCCTTCTTCTTCTGTGGCCAAGAAGGGTACTGCTGCTGGTGCAGAAACCCTGCTTCTTTGTGGATCAGAGATCCCCGAGAAGCCCGCGCTGACGGATATGGAGAACAGGATCAATGAGGCGTTGGGGAAGGGACCACTCGCCTGGGATATGATTCTGGAGAACCTGGAGTTCGGCCAACTCCAAGACATTGAAAAGGCTCTACAAGTAGTGAAAACCAAGATTGCGGCGCGTGACGTGATGACTAACTAG
- the LOC142552260 gene encoding MOB kinase activator-like 1A: MSLFGLGRNQKTFRPKKCAPSGTKGAQLRKHIDATLGSGNLREAVRLPPGEDINEWLAVNTVDFFNQVNLLYGTLTEFCTPENCPTMSAGPKYEYRWADGVQIKKPIEVSAPKYVEYLMDWIETQLDDESIFPQKLGTPFPSNFRDVVKTIFKRLFRVYAHIYHSHFQKIVSLKEEAHLNTCFKHFILFTCEFMLIDKKELAPLEELIESIVPY; encoded by the exons ATGAGTCTCTTTGGCCTGGGCAG GAACCAAAAAACATTCCGTCCAAAAAAATGTGCACCGTCAGGGACTAAG GGGGCACAGCTGAGAAAGCATATTGATGCCACTTTGGGTAGTGGAAACTTGAGAGAAGCTGTAAGGCTACCTCCCGGCGAGGATATAAATGAATGGCTTGCTGTCAACA CTGTGGATTTCTTCAATCAAGTGAACCTTCTTTATGGAACACTCACAGAGTTCTGCACACCAGAGAACTGCCCTACAATGTCAGCCGGCCCTAA ATACGAATACAGATGGGCAGACGGCGTACAAATCAAGAAACCTATTGAAGTTTCGGCTCCTAAATATGTTGAGTACTTAATGGATTGGATCGAAACCCAATTGGATGACGAGTCAATATTTCCTCAAAAACTCG GAACTCCATTCCCTTCAAATTTCAGGGATGTTGTGAAGACCATATTCAAACGTCTGTTTCGTGTATATGCACATATATATCACTCTCATTTTCAGAAGATTGTGAGTCTCAAAGAGGAGGCACATCTAAATACATGTTTCAAGCATTTCATACTATTTACCTGT GAATTCATGCTGATAGACAAGAAGGAACTCGCTCCTCTTGAAGAACTCATAGAATCCATCGTCCCATATTAA